One Tindallia magadiensis genomic region harbors:
- a CDS encoding TIGR01906 family membrane protein translates to MKWKTRIIYLLMGIFLTVAVWVTALEYVSYDVEHYMTEFEKQDWVPQAGMDRENLKHTAEEIILYLQGEKEDFQTMAVKDGIYQPLYDERERLHMIDVLELYDSARLLRNISIIGLLLLLVWVIYKDKKWKNHALRTLFFTGLANVDMMILLGLLIWLDFTKYFTYFHLLLFDNDLWILNPQHHVLIQLLPESFFINTAIKIGLYAMGSLLALGIVAWQLEKMLLRYQAIRNEHP, encoded by the coding sequence ATGAAATGGAAAACAAGGATCATTTATCTACTAATGGGCATTTTTCTTACAGTGGCAGTCTGGGTTACAGCCTTGGAATATGTTTCGTACGATGTGGAACATTATATGACGGAATTTGAGAAACAAGACTGGGTGCCACAGGCAGGGATGGATCGTGAAAACTTAAAACACACAGCCGAAGAAATTATTTTGTACCTTCAAGGAGAAAAAGAAGACTTTCAGACAATGGCTGTGAAAGATGGAATTTATCAACCACTTTATGATGAGCGAGAACGATTGCATATGATCGATGTGTTGGAGCTGTACGACTCAGCCAGATTGCTACGAAACATTTCGATAATAGGGTTATTGCTACTATTGGTGTGGGTGATTTATAAAGACAAGAAATGGAAAAACCATGCTCTGCGTACTTTGTTTTTTACAGGACTGGCAAATGTGGACATGATGATCCTGCTGGGGCTTTTGATATGGCTCGATTTTACCAAATACTTTACTTACTTTCACCTGTTATTATTTGATAACGATCTATGGATTCTGAATCCTCAGCATCATGTATTGATTCAACTATTACCAGAATCATTTTTTATTAATACAGCCATTAAAATAGGTCTTTACGCTATGGGAAGTTTGTTAGCTCTTGGAATCGTTGCATGGCAACTGGAAAAAATGTTGCTTCGCTATCAAGCTATACGAAACGAACATCCTTAG
- a CDS encoding ABC transporter ATP-binding protein — MDKILEVSHIQKTFTELHTLEDISLHLNRKEFVTILGPSGCGKSTLFSIIAGILIPDRGEVLIDHQPYTGVTGRVSFMHQKDLLLPWKSILDNVCLPLFLKDYSRRQAYAKAMPYFSLFGLEGFEKYYPGQLSGGMRQRAALLRTLLFTKDIMLLDEPFGGLDALTRQKMQQWLMGVMEEIESSVLLITHDVDEALLLSDRIYVLTKRPAQIRAEFRVDLKRPRKINSFTEPAYIQLKEEVLACLIH, encoded by the coding sequence TTGGATAAGATTTTAGAAGTCAGTCATATTCAAAAAACCTTTACGGAATTGCACACCTTAGAAGATATCTCATTGCATCTAAACCGCAAAGAATTTGTTACCATTTTAGGCCCTAGTGGTTGTGGCAAAAGTACTCTTTTTAGCATTATTGCCGGAATTCTGATACCAGACCGGGGAGAGGTGCTGATTGATCATCAACCATATACCGGAGTGACAGGGAGGGTAAGTTTTATGCATCAGAAAGATTTGCTGCTTCCCTGGAAATCTATTTTAGACAATGTTTGTTTGCCGCTATTTTTAAAAGATTATTCCCGGAGACAGGCTTACGCGAAAGCAATGCCTTATTTTTCTTTATTTGGTCTTGAAGGGTTTGAAAAATATTATCCGGGCCAGTTATCTGGTGGAATGAGGCAGCGAGCAGCTCTTTTAAGAACGCTTTTGTTTACGAAAGACATTATGTTATTGGATGAACCCTTTGGAGGGTTGGATGCGTTAACCAGACAGAAAATGCAACAGTGGTTGATGGGAGTGATGGAAGAAATAGAGTCTTCTGTATTATTAATCACTCATGATGTGGATGAAGCATTGTTATTATCAGATCGGATTTACGTGCTTACAAAACGACCAGCCCAAATAAGAGCTGAATTTCGAGTTGATCTAAAACGACCGAGAAAGATAAACTCTTTTACAGAACCAGCCTATATTCAATTAAAGGAAGAAGTATTAGCCTGCCTGATTCATTAG
- a CDS encoding ABC transporter permease: MKKWRSIGESFLSAGVGVVFLMLWETISRFQWIPPYLLPAPSRIIMAIIQNAPLLWQHARVTLSQALIGFTIAILLGFLLAVILDFIPLLRKILYPYLVTSQTVPIIVLAPLFAMWFGFGMLPKVLIVVLVCFFPITISLMEGLAGVDRELMDLMQAMDATPWQQYRWVKLPTAMPSLFSGLKISGTYSIMGAVIGEWIGGRMGLGVYMLRVRQSFATDQVFAVITVIVLLSIMVLKGIQIIEKKMMPWQYHTKKHEEALDQ; encoded by the coding sequence ATGAAAAAGTGGAGAAGCATCGGTGAATCTTTTTTATCAGCAGGGGTAGGGGTTGTTTTTTTAATGCTTTGGGAAACCATTAGCCGGTTTCAGTGGATACCCCCCTATTTGCTGCCAGCACCCAGTCGTATTATAATGGCAATCATCCAAAATGCTCCATTGCTTTGGCAGCATGCAAGGGTAACTCTGTCACAGGCCCTGATCGGTTTTACGATAGCTATTCTGCTTGGGTTTTTGTTGGCCGTAATATTGGATTTTATACCTTTACTTAGAAAAATTTTATATCCTTACCTGGTGACTTCTCAAACAGTACCTATTATTGTATTAGCCCCTTTATTTGCTATGTGGTTCGGCTTTGGAATGCTTCCGAAAGTGCTGATTGTCGTTTTGGTATGTTTTTTTCCGATAACAATCAGTTTAATGGAAGGGTTGGCAGGTGTAGATCGGGAGTTGATGGATCTAATGCAGGCAATGGATGCAACCCCATGGCAACAATATCGGTGGGTAAAACTTCCAACTGCAATGCCATCCTTGTTTTCAGGACTGAAAATTTCTGGCACTTATAGCATTATGGGGGCGGTAATAGGTGAATGGATTGGTGGTCGTATGGGGTTGGGTGTGTACATGCTTCGGGTTCGACAATCTTTTGCTACGGATCAAGTTTTTGCTGTAATTACAGTAATTGTTCTGCTTAGCATTATGGTGCTTAAAGGTATACAAATCATCGAAAAAAAGATGATGCCATGGCAATATCATACCAAAAAGCATGAAGAGGCTCTTGATCAGTAA
- a CDS encoding thiamine-binding protein, producing MANANIGLQVIPSVSEEYVYGVVDQVIQLIQDSGVKYEVGPLETTMEGDLDELMEIVKEAQKVCIQSGAGSVISMVKIQYRPEGVSMDEKVEKHR from the coding sequence ATGGCTAATGCAAATATAGGATTACAGGTAATTCCGTCTGTATCGGAGGAATATGTTTATGGAGTAGTAGACCAAGTAATTCAGCTTATTCAAGATTCCGGGGTTAAGTATGAAGTAGGCCCGTTGGAAACCACCATGGAAGGGGATCTGGATGAATTGATGGAGATTGTAAAAGAAGCACAAAAGGTATGTATTCAGTCTGGAGCAGGTAGCGTAATATCAATGGTGAAAATTCAATACCGTCCGGAAGGCGTGAGCATGGATGAAAAAGTGGAGAAGCATCGGTGA
- the ligA gene encoding NAD-dependent DNA ligase LigA codes for MQQSKAIEDIHQMVKQLNRYRYHYYALDQPLVSDEEYDRLYEKLENMENENHYYLPDSPTQRIGDEPLDSFQTHEHRQALWSLDKVKTPQELRNWEQRVQKNLPQEKEKISYVLEYKYDGLTINLTYQDGYLVQAATRGNGQVGEAILPQVKTIQAVPLSIPYKGTLEVQGEGLMRLSTFEAYNKKAAEPLKNPRNGAAGALRNLDPKVTATRKLDILCYQTGYCEEETFNTHKEMLNFLQENFFPVSREVYHVDSIEEAIHQIEKMEKKIPSLDYMVDGVVIKVNQMDLREELGYTQKFPRWAVAYKFEAQEVTTVLEDVVWKVGRTGKLTPAAVLSPVEIGGVTVKRATLNNWGDICRKKLKLGVLVWLRRSNDVIPEIMGRVEDENPGKEIEKPITCPACHTELVEKGAHIFCPNSLQCKPQLVYKLTHFSSRNAMDIDGFSEKTAAQLYEALGLVSIHQLYELKEEDLLTLEGFKEKKAKNLIEAIKKSKESTLDRFLYALGIPNVGRRTASDLAQYFGSIDALKKVTVERLIELPDIGNTVAESIVTFFQDRQIVAAIDALIAAGVHVKPLEETESIRQSFFAGKNIVVTGKLSTLSRQSVKDKLENMGAKVTDSVSNKTDILIYGEDAGSKLSKAQKLKESGKNPNLHLMDEEAFNRELGGKTHG; via the coding sequence TTGCAACAGAGCAAAGCCATAGAAGATATACATCAGATGGTTAAACAGCTCAATCGTTATCGATATCATTACTATGCTCTTGATCAGCCCTTAGTCAGCGATGAGGAATATGATCGATTATATGAGAAATTAGAAAACATGGAAAATGAAAACCACTACTACTTACCGGATTCTCCTACACAGCGTATTGGTGACGAACCACTGGACTCATTTCAAACCCATGAACATAGACAAGCTTTATGGAGTTTGGATAAGGTTAAAACGCCACAGGAACTTCGAAACTGGGAGCAACGAGTACAAAAAAACCTTCCTCAGGAAAAAGAAAAGATTTCCTATGTGCTGGAATACAAATATGATGGATTAACCATCAATTTAACCTATCAGGATGGTTACTTGGTTCAGGCGGCGACAAGAGGAAATGGGCAGGTTGGTGAAGCTATTTTACCTCAGGTGAAAACCATTCAAGCGGTTCCGCTGTCAATTCCTTATAAAGGAACCTTAGAAGTACAAGGAGAAGGATTGATGCGGCTATCCACCTTTGAAGCCTATAATAAAAAAGCTGCAGAACCGTTGAAAAATCCAAGAAATGGTGCTGCGGGAGCACTTCGGAATTTAGATCCTAAAGTTACGGCTACTAGAAAGCTGGATATTCTCTGTTATCAGACTGGTTATTGCGAGGAAGAGACATTCAATACGCATAAAGAAATGTTGAATTTTCTGCAAGAAAACTTTTTTCCGGTTAGTCGTGAGGTGTACCATGTGGATTCAATAGAAGAAGCAATACATCAAATAGAAAAGATGGAGAAAAAGATTCCTTCCCTTGACTATATGGTAGATGGGGTAGTTATTAAAGTGAATCAGATGGATTTGAGGGAAGAACTGGGATATACACAGAAATTTCCTCGTTGGGCAGTAGCCTATAAATTTGAAGCCCAAGAAGTGACTACGGTTCTGGAAGACGTGGTCTGGAAGGTAGGAAGAACAGGGAAACTAACACCGGCTGCCGTTTTAAGCCCTGTTGAAATTGGCGGTGTTACGGTAAAACGAGCAACCCTTAATAACTGGGGAGATATTTGCCGAAAAAAACTAAAGCTGGGGGTTTTGGTATGGCTTAGGCGATCGAATGATGTTATCCCGGAAATAATGGGTCGGGTAGAGGATGAGAACCCGGGGAAAGAGATCGAAAAACCAATTACTTGCCCAGCCTGTCACACAGAACTGGTAGAAAAAGGGGCACATATTTTTTGTCCTAACAGTTTACAATGTAAACCTCAGCTTGTTTATAAACTCACACATTTTAGCAGCAGAAATGCAATGGATATTGATGGGTTTAGCGAGAAAACAGCTGCACAGCTTTATGAAGCATTAGGCCTGGTAAGCATTCATCAGCTGTATGAATTGAAAGAGGAAGATTTACTAACCTTGGAAGGATTTAAGGAAAAAAAAGCAAAAAACCTGATAGAGGCTATCAAAAAAAGCAAAGAAAGCACCCTTGACCGCTTTCTTTATGCCTTGGGTATACCGAACGTAGGACGAAGAACGGCCAGTGACCTGGCACAATACTTTGGAAGTATTGATGCTTTGAAAAAAGTAACGGTGGAAAGACTCATAGAATTGCCGGATATAGGAAATACCGTAGCCGAAAGCATTGTTACCTTTTTTCAAGACCGACAAATCGTGGCAGCCATCGATGCTTTGATAGCAGCTGGGGTCCATGTAAAGCCCTTGGAAGAGACTGAATCTATCCGCCAGTCATTCTTTGCTGGAAAAAATATAGTCGTAACAGGAAAACTTTCGACTCTTTCTCGTCAAAGCGTTAAAGATAAGTTGGAAAATATGGGTGCAAAGGTAACGGATAGTGTGAGCAACAAAACCGATATTCTTATCTATGGAGAGGATGCCGGTAGTAAATTATCGAAAGCACAGAAGTTGAAAGAATCAGGAAAAAATCCGAACCTTCACCTGATGGATGAAGAGGCTTTTAATCGTGAGTTGGGAGGAAAAACACATGGCTAA
- a CDS encoding ATP-dependent helicase, producing MNGKTWQQSYCQLRDKIIESNYTHLNQAQQKAVLHTEGPCLVLAGAGSGKTTMLVNRIGHMIRFGSIYRQNHVPETMTETEYKQLKEWYDLRDDTKTPMPLNLSRLLEYQSVDPSQVLAITFTNKAAREMKERVEQLLKGTCQRMWISTFHAACARMLRSDIHRLGYGSNFVIYDAQDQQVLLKECIKQLNLSDKKYSPRAVSGWIGKMKDSMVSVLESKKQNEKDFYNKQLANIYELYEKKLFQNNALDFDDLILKTLQLFRQHPEVLRYYQEKFRYVLVDEFQDTNKPQYLWVKALAEKHQNLCVVGDDDQSIYGWRGADIENILGFEKDFSETVTIKLEQNYRSTETILNAANQVVSNNRHRKAKKLFTEGLEGEKIAYCQCRNEYAEADFMVQSMQDLHEKGRNYSDFAVLYRTHAQSRVLEEAMMKAGIPYRIYGGTRFYDRKEIKDILAYLKVIENPKDELSLKRIINTPRRGIGDKTVETLEGFAVDQEKNIWEMLTETDQWKHRISSRAANSLSKFVHMLDKWIKEKNAYQVTELVEEVYSVTGYLELLKEEGSIESQGRVENLMEFISLTREFDQTAEEEKLEDFLAGTSLEAAVDSLGEEGSGVLLMTLHSAKGLEFPVVFMPGMEENVFPSSMSLKEGNEEEERRLCYVGLTRAKEQLILSNAISRTLYGFTSYNEPSRFMEEIPSDCVQNAGGNQESDHQQQDAFRKKLQRQRWQRKEMKPMETNSAPKHVGENKTLKTGQKVNHPAFGSGTVVSKVNEVVTIAFPGGGLKKINLDYVKLTVEE from the coding sequence ATGAATGGAAAAACCTGGCAACAATCTTATTGCCAGCTACGCGATAAAATCATTGAAAGCAATTATACTCACCTAAATCAAGCACAACAAAAAGCCGTCTTACATACGGAGGGGCCTTGTCTTGTATTAGCAGGAGCGGGATCTGGTAAAACAACTATGCTTGTCAATCGGATCGGTCATATGATACGGTTTGGTTCAATTTATAGACAGAATCATGTCCCTGAAACCATGACAGAAACAGAATATAAGCAACTCAAGGAATGGTATGATCTAAGAGATGATACCAAAACACCGATGCCACTGAATTTATCTAGGCTTCTTGAGTATCAATCTGTAGACCCGTCTCAGGTGTTGGCAATTACCTTTACCAACAAAGCGGCCCGCGAAATGAAAGAAAGAGTGGAGCAGTTATTAAAAGGAACTTGTCAGCGAATGTGGATCAGTACTTTTCATGCGGCTTGTGCCAGAATGTTAAGAAGTGATATTCATCGGCTGGGTTATGGAAGCAATTTTGTGATCTATGATGCTCAGGACCAGCAAGTTCTATTAAAAGAATGCATAAAACAACTTAATTTGAGCGATAAAAAATATAGCCCAAGGGCTGTAAGCGGCTGGATTGGGAAAATGAAGGACAGCATGGTAAGTGTTTTGGAAAGTAAAAAACAGAATGAAAAAGACTTTTATAACAAGCAACTAGCAAATATATATGAGCTATATGAAAAAAAACTATTTCAAAACAATGCTTTGGATTTTGATGATCTAATCCTTAAAACCCTACAGCTTTTTCGCCAACATCCTGAAGTACTGCGTTACTATCAGGAAAAGTTCCGATATGTTTTGGTCGATGAGTTTCAAGATACGAATAAACCTCAATACCTATGGGTGAAAGCTCTGGCTGAAAAACACCAGAATCTTTGTGTGGTTGGAGACGATGATCAAAGCATTTATGGATGGCGAGGTGCGGATATTGAAAACATCCTTGGCTTTGAAAAAGATTTCAGCGAAACTGTGACCATAAAACTGGAACAAAACTATCGATCTACAGAAACCATTCTAAATGCAGCAAATCAAGTGGTTTCAAATAATCGACATCGAAAAGCAAAAAAACTTTTTACGGAAGGCTTGGAAGGTGAAAAAATAGCTTATTGCCAATGCAGGAATGAATATGCAGAAGCAGATTTTATGGTTCAATCTATGCAAGACCTTCATGAAAAAGGTAGAAACTACAGCGATTTTGCTGTTCTTTATCGAACTCACGCCCAATCCCGTGTACTGGAAGAAGCTATGATGAAAGCGGGAATCCCTTATCGAATTTATGGAGGTACTCGATTTTATGACCGGAAAGAAATAAAAGACATTCTGGCTTACTTAAAAGTTATTGAAAATCCGAAAGACGAGTTGAGTTTAAAGAGAATTATTAATACGCCTCGTCGTGGCATTGGCGATAAAACCGTAGAAACCTTAGAAGGCTTCGCTGTGGATCAAGAAAAAAACATATGGGAAATGTTGACAGAAACAGATCAATGGAAGCATCGTATTAGCAGTCGTGCCGCTAATTCATTGAGTAAATTTGTTCACATGCTGGACAAATGGATAAAAGAGAAAAACGCCTATCAGGTAACGGAATTGGTGGAAGAGGTATATTCAGTAACAGGTTATCTTGAACTGCTTAAAGAAGAAGGAAGCATTGAATCTCAGGGAAGAGTAGAAAACCTGATGGAATTTATTTCTCTGACCCGTGAGTTTGATCAGACGGCAGAAGAAGAAAAACTGGAAGATTTTTTGGCTGGTACATCCTTAGAAGCAGCGGTGGATTCTTTGGGAGAAGAAGGAAGCGGTGTTTTGTTGATGACCCTTCACAGTGCAAAAGGTCTTGAATTTCCAGTAGTCTTCATGCCGGGTATGGAAGAAAATGTTTTTCCTTCCAGCATGTCCTTGAAAGAAGGAAACGAAGAGGAAGAAAGACGGCTTTGCTATGTGGGGCTTACTCGAGCCAAAGAGCAACTGATCCTTAGTAATGCCATATCACGGACACTCTATGGATTTACTAGCTATAATGAACCTTCCAGATTTATGGAGGAAATACCTTCGGATTGTGTTCAAAATGCGGGAGGAAATCAGGAATCAGACCATCAGCAGCAAGATGCTTTCCGTAAAAAATTACAGCGTCAACGATGGCAACGAAAAGAAATGAAGCCAATGGAAACCAATTCAGCACCAAAACACGTAGGTGAAAATAAAACCTTAAAAACAGGGCAAAAAGTGAATCATCCTGCCTTTGGAAGTGGTACTGTGGTTTCAAAAGTGAATGAAGTAGTCACCATCGCTTTTCCGGGCGGAGGACTAAAAAAGATTAACTTGGATTATGTGAAGTTAACGGTAGAAGAATAA
- a CDS encoding diguanylate cyclase domain-containing protein, producing the protein MNERAKIFLVEDNLMDTKAIVDTLRKKQYLLVGTACSVEEAIPLVAKTKPDLVLMDIHLKGEKDGIYGACEIQENLGIPILFISGFLNDDVQQRILEADPSGFLVKPFNEQELLINLELALYKAKMKQELERQEVRFQSMVKALPDLLINYDKKGNYLEVTTQDVDIMPIGFDDIKDKNVMEVLPQPLAETILMYIDKAIKTGNMQTVEYELETPKGLRRFEMRLAGSGKEEAVAIVRDVTEARKTEEALIHMRFRDRMTGLYNRDFFEEELQRLDTERQYPLSVIIGDIDGLKMVNDILGHQEGDKLLQRTAQVMKDCFREEDIICRTGGDEFTILLTQTDNANARKMMRRIRARCQELTARGEFTQLALGSATKNDNHKSIEELLKEADDNMYQNKLTNRENKLIDLLKILEKNPNLDPEAKKKYWERVSRFRPLRNKT; encoded by the coding sequence ATGAATGAGCGTGCAAAGATATTCTTGGTAGAAGACAATTTGATGGATACGAAGGCAATCGTAGATACATTAAGAAAAAAGCAGTACTTATTGGTGGGTACTGCCTGTTCTGTTGAAGAAGCCATCCCGCTAGTTGCCAAGACGAAACCTGACTTGGTGTTGATGGATATTCATCTAAAAGGTGAAAAAGATGGGATTTACGGAGCCTGTGAAATACAAGAAAACCTGGGGATACCAATTCTGTTTATATCCGGGTTTTTAAATGATGATGTTCAGCAACGCATCCTAGAAGCAGATCCCAGTGGATTTTTGGTGAAACCCTTTAACGAGCAGGAGCTACTGATTAACCTGGAACTAGCTTTATATAAAGCGAAGATGAAACAGGAGCTGGAACGTCAGGAAGTTCGATTTCAGTCAATGGTAAAAGCATTACCGGATTTATTAATTAATTACGATAAAAAAGGAAACTATTTAGAAGTAACCACTCAGGATGTTGACATCATGCCCATAGGCTTTGACGATATAAAAGACAAAAATGTGATGGAAGTACTACCACAACCCTTGGCGGAAACGATTCTGATGTATATTGATAAAGCTATTAAGACCGGAAATATGCAGACGGTAGAGTATGAGCTGGAAACGCCGAAAGGTCTTCGAAGATTTGAGATGCGTTTGGCAGGTAGTGGAAAAGAGGAAGCTGTTGCGATTGTTAGAGATGTTACGGAAGCCCGGAAAACCGAAGAAGCCTTAATTCACATGAGGTTTCGTGACCGGATGACTGGCTTATATAACCGGGATTTTTTTGAAGAGGAATTGCAAAGACTGGATACAGAGAGACAGTATCCCTTGAGTGTGATCATTGGAGATATTGACGGATTAAAAATGGTAAATGATATATTGGGTCATCAAGAAGGAGACAAGCTGCTTCAACGAACTGCTCAGGTGATGAAAGACTGCTTTCGGGAGGAAGACATTATTTGTCGGACCGGTGGCGATGAGTTTACGATTTTATTGACACAGACCGATAACGCTAATGCTCGTAAAATGATGCGAAGAATCCGAGCAAGATGTCAGGAGTTAACAGCGAGAGGAGAATTCACCCAACTGGCTCTGGGCTCAGCAACAAAAAACGATAACCATAAAAGCATAGAGGAATTACTAAAAGAAGCTGATGACAATATGTATCAGAACAAACTGACTAATAGAGAAAATAAGTTAATAGACCTGTTGAAAATACTTGAAAAAAATCCAAATCTTGACCCTGAAGCCAAAAAAAAGTATTGGGAAAGAGTATCGAGGTTTAGACCGTTAAGGAATAAAACATAA
- a CDS encoding tRNA nucleotidyltransferase/poly(A) polymerase family protein, with translation MKKEDLIQQIINMKGQPYWVGGCVRDPLMGYKAKDKDLIIFNLSAMNLEHILSSLGRWKKYGKSQLIWAPSELKVEITLSSASLQQDAYRRDFTMNAIYQEAITGKIVDPIGGIRDIKSKQIKMTGPEAFRQDPLRVYRAIQLASRFDLSIESKTLQMMRKEKAAHIASERIYAEMQKWIMSPFPQIGFEYMVKTEKCLSFIKGEQEDEIKKKIEKAIFFRDKSKNPELFMWALLICYAYQSVFSNTEKTLGETDFRSIREAFYQMSRHHEKSNALMKRLSAIKRLLNYENVADCRRISLLLDKEETLLFAKALERIDLEKMIHQHWPAQEITPYFTGNRLKEMGIQEGTEIGKWHQIAFELQLEGLEIKKIEEYINRHIELR, from the coding sequence ATGAAAAAAGAGGATTTAATTCAACAGATTATCAATATGAAAGGCCAACCATACTGGGTAGGTGGGTGCGTAAGAGATCCGCTGATGGGATATAAGGCAAAAGACAAGGATCTGATTATTTTCAACCTGTCAGCAATGAATTTGGAACATATTTTATCTTCATTGGGAAGATGGAAAAAATATGGAAAGAGTCAGCTGATTTGGGCTCCTTCAGAATTAAAAGTTGAAATAACATTGTCCAGTGCATCCCTTCAACAGGATGCCTACAGAAGAGACTTTACAATGAATGCCATTTATCAAGAGGCAATAACAGGAAAAATAGTTGATCCCATTGGAGGGATAAGGGATATAAAATCCAAACAGATAAAAATGACGGGTCCTGAAGCGTTTAGGCAGGACCCTTTAAGAGTATATCGTGCCATTCAACTAGCATCACGATTTGACTTGTCGATAGAATCAAAAACCCTGCAAATGATGAGAAAAGAAAAAGCAGCCCATATTGCATCCGAACGGATTTATGCGGAAATGCAAAAGTGGATAATGAGTCCTTTTCCACAAATTGGATTTGAATATATGGTTAAGACAGAAAAATGTTTGTCCTTTATTAAGGGAGAGCAAGAAGATGAGATAAAAAAGAAAATTGAAAAAGCGATCTTCTTTAGGGATAAAAGCAAGAATCCGGAGTTATTTATGTGGGCATTATTGATTTGTTATGCGTATCAGTCTGTTTTTTCAAATACTGAAAAAACATTAGGAGAGACGGATTTTAGGAGTATTCGAGAAGCTTTTTATCAAATGAGCCGCCATCATGAAAAAAGCAATGCGCTAATGAAGAGGCTAAGCGCCATCAAAAGGTTGTTGAACTATGAAAATGTGGCCGATTGTCGACGCATCTCCTTATTGCTGGATAAAGAAGAAACGCTACTCTTTGCAAAAGCGTTAGAGAGAATCGACTTGGAAAAAATGATTCATCAACATTGGCCGGCACAGGAGATAACACCTTATTTTACCGGTAATCGTCTAAAAGAAATGGGTATTCAAGAAGGCACAGAAATTGGAAAATGGCATCAGATAGCTTTTGAACTTCAACTAGAAGGGCTTGAAATAAAAAAAATAGAAGAATATATTAATAGGCATATAGAGTTACGCTAA
- a CDS encoding RNA polymerase sigma factor: MISVSSQHKLFQETYERLWPQVYQYAYYRLQSKEEAEEISQEVFRKVFQQVKKGNIEEEKIRAYIFAALRNTIYDTWRQKGRSPKIVELDQVSEKNTFTSENQKIEENMMVREALKKLPEVYQQVVVWRIVEGYPLQEVAERLGKPVGTVKSLQFRGVKKLKEILEEGGYFNG, translated from the coding sequence ATGATATCTGTTTCATCGCAGCATAAACTATTTCAAGAGACCTATGAGCGTCTCTGGCCTCAGGTTTATCAATATGCATATTATCGCCTTCAAAGTAAAGAAGAAGCTGAAGAAATATCTCAGGAAGTTTTTCGAAAAGTATTTCAGCAGGTAAAAAAAGGAAATATAGAGGAAGAAAAAATTCGTGCTTATATTTTTGCTGCTCTTAGAAATACGATCTATGATACCTGGAGGCAAAAGGGAAGAAGTCCTAAAATAGTGGAATTGGATCAAGTAAGTGAAAAAAACACATTTACTTCCGAAAATCAAAAAATTGAAGAAAATATGATGGTTCGAGAGGCGTTAAAAAAACTACCGGAGGTTTATCAGCAGGTGGTTGTATGGCGTATCGTTGAAGGCTATCCGTTGCAGGAAGTGGCAGAGCGTTTGGGGAAACCTGTGGGTACGGTTAAAAGTTTGCAATTTAGAGGTGTCAAAAAGCTAAAAGAAATACTGGAGGAAGGAGGGTATTTCAATGGATAA
- a CDS encoding HPr family phosphocarrier protein codes for MLEKNILIKNETGIHARPAAILVKHAMRFESDINIYRSGNVYDAKSIMNVMSMGVRQGEEIHLVVKGPDEIQAFEKIVELIENNFKEA; via the coding sequence ATGCTGGAAAAAAACATCCTAATTAAAAATGAAACAGGAATACATGCTAGGCCAGCCGCTATTCTTGTTAAGCATGCCATGCGTTTCGAATCAGATATTAATATTTATCGAAGTGGCAATGTATACGATGCAAAAAGCATTATGAACGTTATGAGTATGGGTGTCAGACAAGGTGAAGAAATACATTTGGTCGTAAAAGGTCCTGATGAAATTCAGGCCTTTGAAAAAATAGTAGAACTAATTGAAAATAACTTCAAAGAAGCGTGA